Proteins from one Cyprinus carpio isolate SPL01 chromosome B15, ASM1834038v1, whole genome shotgun sequence genomic window:
- the masp1 gene encoding mannan-binding lectin serine protease 1 isoform X2 — protein sequence MELTRVIVILAQCVWPLWTQVIHLTDIYGTIKSPNFPESYPKEIDLQWNITVPDGYQIRLYFMHFDIEPSYLCEYDYLKVYSDSEELAVFCGKENTDTERVPADNVITSPRNVLSVAFRSDFSNEERYSGFEAHFSAADVDECRDRNDEDLVCDHFCHNYIGGFYCSCRYGFLLHSDNRTCKVECNESMYTERSGEITSADFPEPYPKTSDCTYRIELEEGFQITLEFDDTFDIEDHPEVTCPYDFIKIHAGDNVFGPFCGEQSPGKIQTGSNIVNILFHSDSTGENLGWKLTYTSTGSECSPLAAPLNGHLEPLQSNYIFKDHITLTCDPGYSLRQGDKEFEHYQIECQRDGKWSSDVPLCKMVDCGPVDVVLGEVIFESFGNSTVFGSRIQYSCRDSRQVNNTYTCHQSGEWVSEDGTPLPTCLPACGEQSQLFPAQQKRIVGGRTASPGLFPWQVLLSVEDVSRVPEDRWFGSGALLSSTWVLTAAHVLRSHRRDFSVVPVASEHIRVHLGLTDIRDKHLATNRSVAKVILHPQFDPQNYNNDIALIKLSQEVVLSALIQPVCLPRPGVKGHTLMPLPNTLGIVAGWGINTANTSASTSGLTSDLGTVSELLQYVKLPIVPQDECEASYASRSVNYNITSNMFCAGFYEGGQDTCLGDSGGAFVTQDARSGRWVAQGLVSWGGPEECGSQRVYGVYTRVANYIHWLHRHMDGEEVAKV from the exons ATGGAGCTTACACG TGTCATTGTGATCTTGGCCCAGTGTGTATGGCCCTTGTGGACTCAAGTCATCCACCTCACAGACATATATGGGACCATCAAGTCTCCAAACTTTCCTGAATCCTATCCAAAAGAGATAGATCTACAGTGGAATATAACTGTACCAGATGGATATCAAATCCGACTCTATTTTATGCACTTCGACATAGAGCCGTCATACTTATGTGAGTACGACTACTTGAAG GTATACTCAGACTCTGAAGAGCTGGCTGTGTTTTGTGGAAAAGAGAATACAGACACAGAACGGGTTCCTGCTGACAATGTCATCACGTCCCCCAGGAACGTGCTCAGTGTGGCATTCCGTTCAGACTTTTCTAATGAGGAACGCTACTCTGGCTTTGAGGCTCACTTTAGTGCGGCTG atgTAGATGAATGCAGAGACAGAAATGATGAAGATCTTGTCTGTGATCATTTCTGTCACAACTACATTGGTGGCTTCTACTGTTCTTGCCGTTATGGGTTCCTGCTTCATTCTGACAACAGAACTTGCAAAG TGGAGTGTAATGAAAGCATGTACACGGAGCGCTCTGGAGAGATCACCAGTGCTGATTTTCCTGAACCGTACCCCAAAACCTCTGACTGCACATACCGCATTGAGCTGGAGGAGGGTTTTCAAATCACTCTGGAGTTTGATGACACCTTTGACATTGAAGACCACCCTGAAGTCACCTGCCCCTACGATTTTATCAAA ATTCATGCAGGAGACAATGTTTTTGGCCCATTTTGTGGTGAGCAGTCACCAGGGAAGATCCAGACAGGAAGTAACATAGTCAACATCCTGTTTCACAGTGACAGCACTGGAGAGAATCTTGGCTGGAAACTCACTTACACCTCCACCG GTTCTGAATGCTCTCCTCTTGCGGCACCTCTTAATGGACACCTGGAGCCTCTGCAGTCTAACTACATCTTCAAAGATCACATTACGCTGACCTGTGACCCTGGATACTCACTGAGACAG GGGGATAAAGAATTTGAGCATTATCAGATTGAGTGTCAGAGGGATGGGAAATGGAGCAGTGATGTCCCGCTGTGTAAAA TGGTTGACTGTGGTCCAGTGGATGTAGTACTGGGTGAGGTGATTTTTGAGAGTTTTGGAAACAGtactgtgtttggatccagaatcCAGTACAGCTGCAGAGACTCTCGCCAGGTCAACA ACACTTACACCTGTCATCAGAGTGGGGAATGGGTGAGTGAGGACGGGACACCTCTGCCCACTTGTCTACCAG CATGTGGTGAGCAATCACAGCTCTTCCCAGCCCAGCAGAAGCGAATCGTTGGTGGGAGAACAGCATCTCCCGGTCTGTTCCCCTGGCAGGTTCTGCTCTCAGTAGAGGATGTGTCCCGTGTCCCAGAGGACCGCTGGTTTGGCAGCGgcgctctcctctcctccactTGGGTTCTCACAGCCGCTCACGTTCTCAGATCTCATCGCCGTGATTTTTCTGTTGTCCCTGTCGCTTCTGAACACATCCGAGTCCACTTGGGCCTCACAGATATACGGGATAAGCACCTGGCTACCAACCGGTCTGTAGCGAAAGTCATCCTCCATCCTCAGTTTGATCCTCAAAACTATAACAATGACATTGCTCTGATTAAACTCAGCCAGGAGGTGGTGCTGTCTGCATTAATACAACCCGTGTGTCTACCAAGGCCTGGTGTGAAAGGTCATACCCTGATGCCTCTGCCCAACACACTGGGTATAGTGGCTGGTTGGGGCATCAACACAGCCAACACTTCTGCTTCCACCAGTGGCTTGACCTCAGATTTAGGCACCGTCTCCGAGCTGCTCCAGTATGTGAAACTCCCGATTGTGCCTCAGGACGAATGTGAAGCTAGTTATGCATCACGCTCCGTCAACTACAACATCACCAGCAATATGTTCTGCGCTGGCTTCTACGAGGGCGGTCAGGACACCTGTTTGGGGGACAGTGGGGGAGCGTTTGTCACTCAGGATGCCCGCAGTGGGAGATGGGTGGCACAAGGACTGGTGTCCTGGGGCGGGCCAGAGGAATGTGGCAGTCAGAGGGTGTATGGGGTGTACACTCGGGTGGCCAACTACATCCACTGGCTACACAGGCACATGGATGGTGAAGAAGTTGCAAAAGTGTAG
- the masp1 gene encoding mannan-binding lectin serine protease 1 isoform X1 encodes MELTRVIVILAQCVWPLWTQVIHLTDIYGTIKSPNFPESYPKEIDLQWNITVPDGYQIRLYFMHFDIEPSYLCEYDYLKVYSDSEELAVFCGKENTDTERVPADNVITSPRNVLSVAFRSDFSNEERYSGFEAHFSAADVDECRDRNDEDLVCDHFCHNYIGGFYCSCRYGFLLHSDNRTCKVECNESMYTERSGEITSADFPEPYPKTSDCTYRIELEEGFQITLEFDDTFDIEDHPEVTCPYDFIKIHAGDNVFGPFCGEQSPGKIQTGSNIVNILFHSDSTGENLGWKLTYTSTGSECSPLAAPLNGHLEPLQSNYIFKDHITLTCDPGYSLRQGDKEFEHYQIECQRDGKWSSDVPLCKMVDCGPVDVVLGEVIFESFGNSTVFGSRIQYSCRDSRQVNNTYTCHQSGEWVSEDGTPLPTCLPGDFETTLSVNAESQLPSPLTSTPLTCGEQSQLFPAQQKRIVGGRTASPGLFPWQVLLSVEDVSRVPEDRWFGSGALLSSTWVLTAAHVLRSHRRDFSVVPVASEHIRVHLGLTDIRDKHLATNRSVAKVILHPQFDPQNYNNDIALIKLSQEVVLSALIQPVCLPRPGVKGHTLMPLPNTLGIVAGWGINTANTSASTSGLTSDLGTVSELLQYVKLPIVPQDECEASYASRSVNYNITSNMFCAGFYEGGQDTCLGDSGGAFVTQDARSGRWVAQGLVSWGGPEECGSQRVYGVYTRVANYIHWLHRHMDGEEVAKV; translated from the exons ATGGAGCTTACACG TGTCATTGTGATCTTGGCCCAGTGTGTATGGCCCTTGTGGACTCAAGTCATCCACCTCACAGACATATATGGGACCATCAAGTCTCCAAACTTTCCTGAATCCTATCCAAAAGAGATAGATCTACAGTGGAATATAACTGTACCAGATGGATATCAAATCCGACTCTATTTTATGCACTTCGACATAGAGCCGTCATACTTATGTGAGTACGACTACTTGAAG GTATACTCAGACTCTGAAGAGCTGGCTGTGTTTTGTGGAAAAGAGAATACAGACACAGAACGGGTTCCTGCTGACAATGTCATCACGTCCCCCAGGAACGTGCTCAGTGTGGCATTCCGTTCAGACTTTTCTAATGAGGAACGCTACTCTGGCTTTGAGGCTCACTTTAGTGCGGCTG atgTAGATGAATGCAGAGACAGAAATGATGAAGATCTTGTCTGTGATCATTTCTGTCACAACTACATTGGTGGCTTCTACTGTTCTTGCCGTTATGGGTTCCTGCTTCATTCTGACAACAGAACTTGCAAAG TGGAGTGTAATGAAAGCATGTACACGGAGCGCTCTGGAGAGATCACCAGTGCTGATTTTCCTGAACCGTACCCCAAAACCTCTGACTGCACATACCGCATTGAGCTGGAGGAGGGTTTTCAAATCACTCTGGAGTTTGATGACACCTTTGACATTGAAGACCACCCTGAAGTCACCTGCCCCTACGATTTTATCAAA ATTCATGCAGGAGACAATGTTTTTGGCCCATTTTGTGGTGAGCAGTCACCAGGGAAGATCCAGACAGGAAGTAACATAGTCAACATCCTGTTTCACAGTGACAGCACTGGAGAGAATCTTGGCTGGAAACTCACTTACACCTCCACCG GTTCTGAATGCTCTCCTCTTGCGGCACCTCTTAATGGACACCTGGAGCCTCTGCAGTCTAACTACATCTTCAAAGATCACATTACGCTGACCTGTGACCCTGGATACTCACTGAGACAG GGGGATAAAGAATTTGAGCATTATCAGATTGAGTGTCAGAGGGATGGGAAATGGAGCAGTGATGTCCCGCTGTGTAAAA TGGTTGACTGTGGTCCAGTGGATGTAGTACTGGGTGAGGTGATTTTTGAGAGTTTTGGAAACAGtactgtgtttggatccagaatcCAGTACAGCTGCAGAGACTCTCGCCAGGTCAACA ACACTTACACCTGTCATCAGAGTGGGGAATGGGTGAGTGAGGACGGGACACCTCTGCCCACTTGTCTACCAG gAGATTTCGAAACAACTTTGAGTGTCAATGCGGAATCTCAGCTCCCTTCTCCACTAACAAGCACTCCTCTTA CATGTGGTGAGCAATCACAGCTCTTCCCAGCCCAGCAGAAGCGAATCGTTGGTGGGAGAACAGCATCTCCCGGTCTGTTCCCCTGGCAGGTTCTGCTCTCAGTAGAGGATGTGTCCCGTGTCCCAGAGGACCGCTGGTTTGGCAGCGgcgctctcctctcctccactTGGGTTCTCACAGCCGCTCACGTTCTCAGATCTCATCGCCGTGATTTTTCTGTTGTCCCTGTCGCTTCTGAACACATCCGAGTCCACTTGGGCCTCACAGATATACGGGATAAGCACCTGGCTACCAACCGGTCTGTAGCGAAAGTCATCCTCCATCCTCAGTTTGATCCTCAAAACTATAACAATGACATTGCTCTGATTAAACTCAGCCAGGAGGTGGTGCTGTCTGCATTAATACAACCCGTGTGTCTACCAAGGCCTGGTGTGAAAGGTCATACCCTGATGCCTCTGCCCAACACACTGGGTATAGTGGCTGGTTGGGGCATCAACACAGCCAACACTTCTGCTTCCACCAGTGGCTTGACCTCAGATTTAGGCACCGTCTCCGAGCTGCTCCAGTATGTGAAACTCCCGATTGTGCCTCAGGACGAATGTGAAGCTAGTTATGCATCACGCTCCGTCAACTACAACATCACCAGCAATATGTTCTGCGCTGGCTTCTACGAGGGCGGTCAGGACACCTGTTTGGGGGACAGTGGGGGAGCGTTTGTCACTCAGGATGCCCGCAGTGGGAGATGGGTGGCACAAGGACTGGTGTCCTGGGGCGGGCCAGAGGAATGTGGCAGTCAGAGGGTGTATGGGGTGTACACTCGGGTGGCCAACTACATCCACTGGCTACACAGGCACATGGATGGTGAAGAAGTTGCAAAAGTGTAG
- the ostn gene encoding osteocrin, producing the protein MLGCGCVMLSGLLTLTLFHCSAESLHVPQERSEYVEPSVVEGRSVQRGQTEQKTSGAVNTKLLLHNRLVRLENDVIETKRKRSFPGSNTPLDRLSISTMDPKSNKQRKVVELPRRRVSTPIDRIGVGRLPSNRG; encoded by the exons ATGCTGGGCTGTGGATGTGTGATGCTCTCTGGTCTGCTGACCCTGACCTTGTTCCACTGCAGTGCGGAAAGTCTTCATGTACCCCAAGAAAGATCAGAG TATGTGGAACCATCTGTGGTGGAGGGCCGCAGTGTCCAGCGAGGCCAGACCGAGCAGAAGACCTCAGGAGCCGTGAACACTAAACTCCTCCTGCACAACCGGCTGGTCCGACTGGAGAACGATGTCATTGAGACCAAGAGGAAACGCAGCTTCCCTGGATCCAACACGCCTCTTGACCGCCTGTCAATCAGTACCATGGATCCCAAAAGCAACAAGCAGAg GAAGGTCGTTGAGTTGCCACGGCGACGAGTCAGCACTCCGATTGACCGGATTGGCGTAGGCCGTCTTCCCAGCAACCGAGGATAG
- the masp1 gene encoding mannan-binding lectin serine protease 1 isoform X3 codes for MELTRVIVILAQCVWPLWTQVIHLTDIYGTIKSPNFPESYPKEIDLQWNITVPDGYQIRLYFMHFDIEPSYLCEYDYLKVYSDSEELAVFCGKENTDTERVPADNVITSPRNVLSVAFRSDFSNEERYSGFEAHFSAADVDECRDRNDEDLVCDHFCHNYIGGFYCSCRYGFLLHSDNRTCKVECNESMYTERSGEITSADFPEPYPKTSDCTYRIELEEGFQITLEFDDTFDIEDHPEVTCPYDFIKIHAGDNVFGPFCGEQSPGKIQTGSNIVNILFHSDSTGENLGWKLTYTSTGSECSPLAAPLNGHLEPLQSNYIFKDHITLTCDPGYSLRQGDKEFEHYQIECQRDGKWSSDVPLCKKNESQRRHRSLPRILTNQS; via the exons ATGGAGCTTACACG TGTCATTGTGATCTTGGCCCAGTGTGTATGGCCCTTGTGGACTCAAGTCATCCACCTCACAGACATATATGGGACCATCAAGTCTCCAAACTTTCCTGAATCCTATCCAAAAGAGATAGATCTACAGTGGAATATAACTGTACCAGATGGATATCAAATCCGACTCTATTTTATGCACTTCGACATAGAGCCGTCATACTTATGTGAGTACGACTACTTGAAG GTATACTCAGACTCTGAAGAGCTGGCTGTGTTTTGTGGAAAAGAGAATACAGACACAGAACGGGTTCCTGCTGACAATGTCATCACGTCCCCCAGGAACGTGCTCAGTGTGGCATTCCGTTCAGACTTTTCTAATGAGGAACGCTACTCTGGCTTTGAGGCTCACTTTAGTGCGGCTG atgTAGATGAATGCAGAGACAGAAATGATGAAGATCTTGTCTGTGATCATTTCTGTCACAACTACATTGGTGGCTTCTACTGTTCTTGCCGTTATGGGTTCCTGCTTCATTCTGACAACAGAACTTGCAAAG TGGAGTGTAATGAAAGCATGTACACGGAGCGCTCTGGAGAGATCACCAGTGCTGATTTTCCTGAACCGTACCCCAAAACCTCTGACTGCACATACCGCATTGAGCTGGAGGAGGGTTTTCAAATCACTCTGGAGTTTGATGACACCTTTGACATTGAAGACCACCCTGAAGTCACCTGCCCCTACGATTTTATCAAA ATTCATGCAGGAGACAATGTTTTTGGCCCATTTTGTGGTGAGCAGTCACCAGGGAAGATCCAGACAGGAAGTAACATAGTCAACATCCTGTTTCACAGTGACAGCACTGGAGAGAATCTTGGCTGGAAACTCACTTACACCTCCACCG GTTCTGAATGCTCTCCTCTTGCGGCACCTCTTAATGGACACCTGGAGCCTCTGCAGTCTAACTACATCTTCAAAGATCACATTACGCTGACCTGTGACCCTGGATACTCACTGAGACAG GGGGATAAAGAATTTGAGCATTATCAGATTGAGTGTCAGAGGGATGGGAAATGGAGCAGTGATGTCCCGCTGTGTAAAA AGAATGAATCTCAAAGGAGACATCGTTCCCTACCAAGAATTTTAACCAATCAGAGTTAA
- the sst1.1 gene encoding somatostatin 1, tandem duplicate 1 codes for MLSTRIQCALALLSLALAVCSVSAAPTDAKLRQLLQRPLLNPAGKQELTRYTLADLLSDLVQVENEALEPEDLSRAVEKDEVRLELERAAGPMLAPRERKAGCKNFFWKTFTSC; via the exons ATGCTCTCCACGCGTATCCAGTGCGCACTGGCGCTCCTGTCACTTGCGCTTGCAGTCTGCAGCGTCTCAGCAGCACCGACAGACGCCAAACTCCGCCAACTTCTGCAGAGACCTCTTCTCAACCCGGCTGGAAAACAG GAACTCACCAGATACACACTTGCAGACTTGCTCTCAGACCTCGTGCAAGTAGAAAACGAGGCGCTGGAGCCCGAGGATCTGTCTCGCGCTGTGGAGAAAGATGAAGTGCGTCTGGAGCTCGAGCGCGCCGCCGGTCCCATGCTGGCACCTCGCGAGCGCAAAGCCGGATGCAAGAACTTCTTCTGGAAAACATTCACGTCGTGTTAA